The following DNA comes from Flavisolibacter ginsenosidimutans.
TCCTGCTTTCCTGCACCGCACAAAAAAAAGCTTCTACGAAAAGCATGAATGGCTTAAAGTTTATCGGCGAATATTTGCTTCCCGATAAAACAGATTTTAAAAACACAAGAGTGGGAGGCTTGTCGAGCATTGATTACAATCCCGGCGAGAAACTTTATTATTTCATCAGCGATGACCGTTCAGACTTCGCACCGGCCCGTTATTATACGGCCAGAATTTTTCTTTCTGCGAAAGGCATTGACAGTTTGCGTTTTGCCGACGTTGTTTTTTTGCGGCAAATGAACGGCTCTGTCTATCCGAACAAAAACGGCGATTCGCTGCACGTGCCTGACCCCGAAGGCTTGCGCATCAACCATAAAACCGGCGAACTTGTGTGGACGAACGAAGGCGAACGTATTGTAAAAAAGGGCTACGCTATTTTGCAAAATCCATCCATCAACATTATGCGAAAAGACGGTCAGTTACTTGATACCTTTTCCTTACCGCCAAACATGCACGTAACCGCAACGGAAAGTGGTCCGCGCCGAAACGGAACCTTTGAAGGACTGGCTTTTGCGGACGGCTTCGAAACGCTTTATGTAAGTGTGGAAGAACCGCTTTATGAAGACGGCCCGCGTGCCGGAGTGCATGATTCAACGGCCTGGATTCGTTTCATCAAATACAACGTACAGACAAAAAAAGCACTGGCGCAATATGCTTACCTTCTTGACCCTGTTGTAAAAGAGCCAATCCCAAAAGGCTCGTTTGAAATTAACGGCGTACCGGACATACTTGCGGTAAACGATCACCAGTTGCTGGTAACCGAACGTTCGTTTTCAAACGGCTATCTTACCTGTAACGTCCGGGTTTTTCTGGTTGATACAAGCGATGGCGAAGACGTATCAAACGTAATCTCCTTAAGCGCTTCTGCACCAAAAAAATTTTTACAAAAGCGATTGTTGTTGAACATGGATAAGCTCGGCATCAACATCTACAACATTGAAGGCGCAACCTTTGGTCCGCAGTTACCCAACGGAAAGCAAAGCCTCCTGTTTGTGGCCGACGATAATTTTTCGGGAAAAGAAAAAACGCAGCTACTATTGTTTGAAGTGGAGTAGGGAAAGGCCGCCGTACGTGCTGCGCCGGTAGTCTGACTTCGGGCTTCTGACTTTTTTTAACCTTGCTTAACCAATCATCTTCTTATTTTGTCTGCAAATCATCAAACATGAAAAAATTCTTATTAATGGCGACGTTGTTTGCCGCAGTAGCTACCACATCTGCTTCAGCGCAGGGCGGTGGCGGCATGACGCCTGAGCAAAGAGCCGAGCGCATGAAACAAATGAAAACCGAGCTGATAGCCAAAGCAAAAATCAGCGACGCGGAAGCCGATAAGGTGATGCAAATTCAGCAGGAGTCACGCCAAGGCATGCGTGGACTACGCGACCTGTCGCAAGAAGATCGTCAAAAGAAAATGGACGAAATAAAAGCCGAGAACGACAAGAAATTTAAAGCCATCCCTCTTACCGACGACCAGGTAAAAGCAGTGGATGCCTTTTATGAAGAGCAAATGAAAAGAATGATGGACCGCATGAAAGGAAACGGCGGTCAGGGCGGTAACGGAAATCAATAAGCAATTTGCAATAGGCAATTTTCAATTATCTATGCTTGCCTGTTGCTCATTGCCTGTTGCCCATTGTTTTGTCATCTCTTCCTATTTTTGAAACCCCGTTTACAAGCACGGGGTTTTTTTATGGCCGAAGATTTAACCATCGTACAGGGAACCAAAGAAGAACAATACGAAGCATTGCTTCCGCAGATAAAAGGCTTGCTGCAAGGTGAGCCTGATTTGATTGCCAACCTTGCAAACGTAGCTGCAGCGCTTAAAGAACAGTTTGGCTGGCTTTGGGTGGGTTTTTATCTGGTAAAAGGAGAAGACTTGGTTCTGGGCCCGTTTCAGGGGCCGGTAGCTTGTACCCGCATTAAAAAGGGACGGGGTGTGTGCGGAACGAGTTGGGCAAAAGGAGAAACACTCATCGTTGCGGACGTGGAAAACTTTCCCGGACACATTGCCTGCAGCAGCTTGTCGCGTTCCGAGATTGTGCTGCCGCTGAAAAAGGAAAACGAAGTGGCCGGTGTGCTTGATGTGGACAGCATTGAACTTTCAACCTTCGACCAGACCGATCAGCATTACCTCGAAGAGATCATAAAACTTATTTCTTTTAACACTTAATTTTTTAAGTGAAGGAAAGAGTTTTATACTGCCTGTCATTGCCAACTATTACTTCAGGTTCTTGATTAGAAATGCTTGACGAAATCACGCAACTTGCAAGCGGGCACAAGCAAAGGCTATTTAATAGAACGAAATAAAATTGGCCGATGAAAATTTTGCAGCTACCTTTTGGTAGCTTTCATTTTTTAAAAAACGGCACAGTATTTCGAGGCCATTTTACCATGGAACCACGGAACCAAAAAGAAAACTCTTCGTCACAACAGGGACATCACGAATATCCGCTTAAGCAGGAGATCAGCCCTGCACAGCAGAAGCTGAACGAAGCCGCGCATACCGAAGCGGAAAAGGATATAGAAGATGACGTCGAATTATCGGCACACAGTCCAAATGACGATTTGGACGAAGGCGAATCAGCACGCCTTGGTGAAGACGTTCCAATTTAAACAAACCATAATCTTAACCAACAAACCAAACGTTTTATGCAACAGTTTCAGGGCAGACCCGTGTCGCGGGACAGAAGGGAAGACGACAGAAGTCAACGTGTTTCTTTTGACGGACAAGGCGCTTATCGCGAACGAAGGTTAAGCGGCGAACCAGCGAAGTACAATACCCGTTCGGAGCAGCGCCGCATCAGTTGGGAAAACGATTTGTACGAAAGACAAAGCATGTAATATGGATGGCAAAGAATACGACGCTCAGCGATCATCCGCTGACCGTGACAGGCAAAGCGAAGAATTGGCGAAGGAAGTACCGCCCGAACAATCGGATGATTTGTTTACCGACAGAGGGGCTATAAATGTAAGCTCGCCAAAAGACGATGAAGACGGGCAGAACAAAGTGGCGACTTCATTAGACGATAACTGAATTACGAATGTCTGAACCAGGATTGGGGTGGATTTGAAAGATTGGTAAGAAATCAAAAGCTTTATAACATAAGAGTCGTTCAGCAATGAACGACTCTTATGTTTCCTGATTAATCCTTCTAATCCGGAAAATCCTAGTTCTGCATTGCTTTTTGAAAAACCGGATCGTACAAATTATACACTTCGTAAAAGCCTTCGTTCCGCCATTTCAAGCGGGCCAGGTAAGCTTCAATTCTTTCCTCAATGTCCTTTTTGTCCGTTTGCGGAACGGCCGACAAATAAATGCTGTCTTTCAGGGCATACGCCTCAAGCTGTTTCCAGGCATCGCTGGCGTTTTGAAATTTCTGCGCAAACT
Coding sequences within:
- a CDS encoding esterase-like activity of phytase family protein; its protein translation is MTKIIPAIIVSCFLLSCTAQKKASTKSMNGLKFIGEYLLPDKTDFKNTRVGGLSSIDYNPGEKLYYFISDDRSDFAPARYYTARIFLSAKGIDSLRFADVVFLRQMNGSVYPNKNGDSLHVPDPEGLRINHKTGELVWTNEGERIVKKGYAILQNPSINIMRKDGQLLDTFSLPPNMHVTATESGPRRNGTFEGLAFADGFETLYVSVEEPLYEDGPRAGVHDSTAWIRFIKYNVQTKKALAQYAYLLDPVVKEPIPKGSFEINGVPDILAVNDHQLLVTERSFSNGYLTCNVRVFLVDTSDGEDVSNVISLSASAPKKFLQKRLLLNMDKLGINIYNIEGATFGPQLPNGKQSLLFVADDNFSGKEKTQLLLFEVE
- a CDS encoding GAF domain-containing protein — its product is MAEDLTIVQGTKEEQYEALLPQIKGLLQGEPDLIANLANVAAALKEQFGWLWVGFYLVKGEDLVLGPFQGPVACTRIKKGRGVCGTSWAKGETLIVADVENFPGHIACSSLSRSEIVLPLKKENEVAGVLDVDSIELSTFDQTDQHYLEEIIKLISFNT